The nucleotide sequence AAAAGAAAAATGATACCGGCAAAAGTACTAAAATGATCTAATGCGAGGATAGGATAAAGGTCATCCGTATTGAGAGGTAAAGCGATTCCTTTACTGTTGGAATAAATAAACAATAAAGCCCCCAGGCACAAAAACAAACCATTTACAAACACCAGGATAATGCTGAACCAGAACATATTTTTCTGTGCGTCCTTTAAATTCCTGCAGCTCAGGTTTTTTTGCATCATGTCCTGGTCTAATCCTGTCATCACGATGGCGATGAATGCGCCTGCAAAAAATTGTTTTATAAAGAACCTGCTATCTTTAAAATCCCAGAAAAATACCTGTGAATATTGGCTTTCTTTAATGGTAGTTACCAGGGTTTCAAATGATAAATTCAGCTCATTTGAAATGAGCCGGATAGTTATCACCACAGCAAGCAGCATAAACAAAGTTTGCAAAGTGTCTGTCCAGACAATGGTCTTAATACCCCCTCTGAAAGTATAGATCCAGATCAGCAGGATAGTGACCATTACAGAAACCCAGAAAGGAATGCCCCACCGGTCAAACAATGCCAATTGCAGCACCCCGGCAACCAGAAAAAGCCGGAAGGATGCCCCTATGGTTCTTGAAAGCAGGAAGAAAAAAGCGCCCGTCTTATATGACCAAAAGCCAAATCGCTGTTCCAGGTAAGCATAAATTGAAATAAGATTGAGGCGGTAATAAAGAGGCATCAGTATGGTACCAATAACGAGGTATCCTAAAAGATAACCCAGCACCATTTGAAAATAGGAGAACCCGCTCGTTCCCACCCAGCCGGGAATGGATATAAAAGTAACCCCGGATAGCGATGCCCCGATCATCCCAAACGCTACCAGGTACCAGGGTGACTGCCTGTTGGCGATAAAAAAGGCAGCAGTATCGGCTTTCCTGCCTGTAAGCCAGGATATGAAGACCAACAAGCCGAAATAGCCGGCCAGGATAGAGATCACTAATACAGGTGACATTTGTGATTTATGGGCATCTCTAAAAACTACACCATACATTCCCCTCTATCAAGAGGGGCAAGGGGTGTGTTTTAAAAAATATGTAGTTTTTAGAGATGCCCTTATGATTTACCTCCACACCCCCGGAGTACTCAGAGTTGATGTGGTGGTAAAATTAAAAATACCTAAAATTAAGAAGTAAAAGTTTTTTTTTGATCTTTTTTTAAAATTTTGTAAAAAAATACAAAAGAAACTTTTTATAACTAAAAACATTATACCTTTGTGGTTCAAACCAAAAAAATATAAAATTATGAAAAAAATAACACTAAAATTATCAGCCGTATTAACGGCAAGTGCGCTCGTCCTGTTCGGATTTACAGGAGGTAAGCTCACACTGAAAGAAAAAATTGATCAGGCGAAAGAAGTAAAAGTTTATTTCGTGTATAATGATATTTTTCATGACCCTGATATACTTCAACGACCAACCCAACCGGGAACTAGTATAATCTTTCTTTGTAATCCATTTAAAGAAACGACTAAGCTTCCTGAAGGATATAAGAGCGCTTCCAAAAAAATATTGAAAATGCTAAATGAAGGTTTTAAAACTACGGCTTTTGTAGAAGGAGATCTCAATTCAGTTCCCACAAAAAAGACGAAGATCGGTAGTATTGAAGTTAAGGATTGGGTAAAACATGGAGAGCAGTTATCTGTAACTGTGACGATTTCGGGAGCCTACAAGGTTAATAACTCTGGTGCGGGGAGC is from Cytophagales bacterium and encodes:
- a CDS encoding sodium:solute symporter; amino-acid sequence: MSPVLVISILAGYFGLLVFISWLTGRKADTAAFFIANRQSPWYLVAFGMIGASLSGVTFISIPGWVGTSGFSYFQMVLGYLLGYLVIGTILMPLYYRLNLISIYAYLEQRFGFWSYKTGAFFFLLSRTIGASFRLFLVAGVLQLALFDRWGIPFWVSVMVTILLIWIYTFRGGIKTIVWTDTLQTLFMLLAVVITIRLISNELNLSFETLVTTIKESQYSQVFFWDFKDSRFFIKQFFAGAFIAIVMTGLDQDMMQKNLSCRNLKDAQKNMFWFSIILVFVNGLFLCLGALLFIYSNSKGIALPLNTDDLYPILALDHFSTFAGIIFLLGITAAAYSSADSALTALTTSFCVDFLNDENIKRKTRYKVHIAFSVILFLMILIFKVINDENVISALFKAAGYTYGPLLGLYAFGLLTKWKTNDRAVPFVCLISPVICYILNVNSESWFGGYKFGFELLILNGVITFAGLMLFLGKVTK